CTCTTGCTGCCCTCCCCAGGGACACCAGGGTGCGCACCGAATCCATGTCGCCCTCAATGTCCGCCCCCTGCGCGACTCCGTCCAACAGGGTGCGACTGGACTCTCCGATGACCTCAGGAAAGCGCTCAAGGTGGACCGATCGTCCGGTGAGTGCTCGATGGATCCAGTCAGCGGCAAAGGGTACACAAGGAGCTGCGAGCACAGACACCGTGCGTAGCGCGTCGAAGAGTGTGCGGAACGCGGCCCGTTGGTCCGTTTTGTCCTCCGTGCCCCAAAACCGCGATCGACTCCGGCGTACGTACCAGTTCGATAGGTCCTCGACGACAAAATCGCCCAGCGTTCGATAGGCTCGCGTGAGCTGATAGGCGTCCAGATCGCCTCTCACCTCGGTGACGACCGAGTCCAGTCGGGTAAGCAACCAGCGGTCCAACAGCGGGCGATCCTCCGGCGTGGGATCATCCTCACTCGGCACCCACTCTTCGACCTCGGCGTAAAGGGCAAAGAATTTGTAGGTATTGAACAGCGTGTCGAAGAACTTGCGGGCCGCTTCGCGAACACCGGCCGAGTCATAGCGCTTCGGCAACCATGGATTCGAGGCCGTGATGAAGTACCAGCGCAGAGCGTCCGCGCCGTGCTCGCCCACGGCATCCCAAGGATTGACCGCGTTGCCCTTGGACTTCGACATCTTCTGGCCCTGAGCGTCCAGGACGAGATCGTTCACCAGGACGTTCTGGAAGGGCGCTCCTTTGCCCAGCATCGTCGAAATTGCGAGGAGCGAATAGAACCAGCCTCTTGTCTGATCTAAGCCCTCGCAGATGAAGTGGGCCGGGAAGTGGTCTTCGAACTCGTCTTCGTTCTCGAACGGGTAGTGCCACTGTGCGTAGGGCATCGCTCCGGAATCGAACCAGGCGTCGATCACCTCGGGCGTCCGGTGCATCGTCCCGTCACAGGCGGCGCATGACCAGGTGAGTTCGTCGATGAATGGACGATGGGGGTCGAAGTCATCCGCGAGCGGGCCCGCGGCTTCACCGAGTTCAGCAAGCGAACCGATCCAGTGCATATGGTCCGGATTGGCGTCACAAACCCACACAGGGAGCGGCGTGCCCCAGTACCGATCTCGGGACAAGGCCCAGTCGATGTTTCCGCGAAGCCACTCCGCGAAACGCTTCTCTCCGACCTCGGGAGGGTGCCACGCGATCTGATCGTTGTTCGCGAGCATCTCGTCCTTGAGCGTGGACGTCGCGGCGAACCATGAGTCGATCGCCACATAGAGCAACGGAGAGCCACAGCGCCAGCAGTGCGGATAGCTGTGCTCGATTCGGCCAATATCAAAAAGGAGATTCAGCTCCTTCAGTGCATCAACCAGCGCCGGGTCCGCGTCCTTCACAAATTGTCCCGCAACAAGCCCGACGTCGGCGGTAAACCGCCCTTCCCCGTCGATAGGATTCAGCATGGGGAGATCGTGCCGCTGGCCCGCTGCGTAATCGTCCGCCCCGAACGCCGGGGCCATGTGCACGATGCCCGTGCCATCATCGGCGCTGACAAACTCCTCAGAGACGACCGTCCAGCCGTTCCCGACTTCCTCCGGAACCGCTACCAACTCGAGAGGGCGTCGATAGTGCCAACCGATCAGGTCATCGCCCTTGTATCGCCCAGTGATTTCAGCGTCTTCGCCGAAGATCGCCTCGATACGGGCTTCCGCGACGATATACCGTCGACCGTCCCGTGCGACTTCCACATAGTCCAGCTTCGGGTGGACGGCGAGCCCGCTATTCGACGGAACCGTCCAGGGCGTCGTCGTCCAGGCGAGAAATGCTCGACCGTCCGGATCCGGGGTCCCGTCGGCCTGCAGCACCTCGGCGACGAACGTCAAAGACGGATCGAGTACGTCCTTGTAGCCCTGGGCCACCTCGTGCGAGGAAAGAGCCGTTCCACAACGCGGGCAATACGGAACACTCTTGTGGCCCCGGTAGAGAAGATCCTTGTCGGCCAATGTCTTGAGAATCGCCCACACTGACTCGATGTACGACGTGTGAAAGGTGACGTACGGACGCCAGTACTCAAGCCAATATCCGGTACGCTCGCTGAGTTCCTCCCACTCCTCCTTGTAAGTAAAGACAGAGTCTTTGCAGACCTGGTTGAACTCGGCGATTCCCAGAGCTTCGATCTCCGGTTTCCCACTGATGCCAAGTCGTTTTTCAGCCTCGATCTCTACCGGGAGCCCATGTGTGTCCCATCCGGCGATTCGCGTGATACTGTGCCCGAGCATCGCACGATGGCGGCAGACCAAGTCCTTGATAGTTCGGCTGAGGATATGGTGCAGACCCGGGCGACCGTTGGCGGTCGGCGGTCCCTCGAAGAAGACGAACTGCTCACCATCAGCATTGGCTTCGAGCGTCTGGCGGAAGAGGTCTTCGTTCTGCCAACGCTTAAGCGTCTCTTCCTCGATGGCGAGGAGGCCGGACGGCAATTCTGGATAACCCATGGGGTACTGAAGTTGAAGATCGTTGAGGGGTCCCACGCAGAGGAGCGTCGGACGCTACAGCTGACTCACAACCCGCCCAATGAGGCGAGTGAGATGAGGCTCGGCGGCTCCGGCCGCCGCGATAATTCGCGACACGTCGACAGGTTCAAGCGCGTCCGGAAGGCACGCATCCGTGATGATACTCAGCCCCATCACCTTCATGTCCATGTGCCGCGCGACGATAACCTCCGGGACCGTGGACATGCCCACAATATCGGCTCCCATACCACGAAGCATGCGGTATTCCGCTCTCGTCTCGAGTTGCGGGCCAGGCACTGCTACATAGACCCCTCGATGCAGCTGGATACCGAGGTCCATGGCGGCAGCACTCGCCTTTCCTTGTAGCTCCATATCGTACGGCTCCGACATGTCTGGGAAGCGGGGGCCGAAGTCATCCGCGTTGGGTCCTACGAGGGGACTGTCCCCGAGCAGGTTGATGTGGTCGTCGATCAGCACCAGATCGCCAACCGCCCAGAGGGGATGCATACCACCCGAAACATTGGACACCAGCAGCGTATCCGCCCCGAGTCGGCGCAATGTTCGGATCGGGAAGGTCACTTCCTGGAGAGAGTACCCTTCGTAGCGATGAAACCGTCCCTGCATCACAGCGACGGGCGTGCCCTCAAGGGTACCCAGCACCAGTCGGCCCGAATGCGTCTCAACCGTGGGGACGGGGAATCCCGGGATCTCTTCGTAGGGCACCACAGCCTCGACCTCGACGAGGTCGGCGAGCGCACCGAGACCTGTACCGAGCACGATCCCCACACGTGGCTCAAATGACGAACGCTTCCGAACGGCGCCGACGGCCTCGTCGACCCTGGATGACAAGTCGGTGGACATTGTGGATCGTTGACCGCGCGCTAGCGCTTGCGGTCCCGCTCCTCCGGGTCGAACAGGATCAAGTTGTCAGGCTGGATGCCCGGCTCTGGTGGCGGGGCGATTTCTGCGGGCGAGTCCAGGGCAGGATCCTCTTCGCCAGACTCAGCAAGCACCGTTCGCAGATCCGGAACCGCAGCGAACCGGTCAGGCCCCTCGCCGGTGTGCTGAACCTCCGCCTGCTCGATCGAGTCGGCTACACCTGTCATGAGTTCTACCTCCAGCGAGGACGGCGCACTGCCCGCATCGGGCAGTGGG
This window of the Longimicrobiales bacterium genome carries:
- the ileS gene encoding isoleucine--tRNA ligase; this encodes MGPLNDLQLQYPMGYPELPSGLLAIEEETLKRWQNEDLFRQTLEANADGEQFVFFEGPPTANGRPGLHHILSRTIKDLVCRHRAMLGHSITRIAGWDTHGLPVEIEAEKRLGISGKPEIEALGIAEFNQVCKDSVFTYKEEWEELSERTGYWLEYWRPYVTFHTSYIESVWAILKTLADKDLLYRGHKSVPYCPRCGTALSSHEVAQGYKDVLDPSLTFVAEVLQADGTPDPDGRAFLAWTTTPWTVPSNSGLAVHPKLDYVEVARDGRRYIVAEARIEAIFGEDAEITGRYKGDDLIGWHYRRPLELVAVPEEVGNGWTVVSEEFVSADDGTGIVHMAPAFGADDYAAGQRHDLPMLNPIDGEGRFTADVGLVAGQFVKDADPALVDALKELNLLFDIGRIEHSYPHCWRCGSPLLYVAIDSWFAATSTLKDEMLANNDQIAWHPPEVGEKRFAEWLRGNIDWALSRDRYWGTPLPVWVCDANPDHMHWIGSLAELGEAAGPLADDFDPHRPFIDELTWSCAACDGTMHRTPEVIDAWFDSGAMPYAQWHYPFENEDEFEDHFPAHFICEGLDQTRGWFYSLLAISTMLGKGAPFQNVLVNDLVLDAQGQKMSKSKGNAVNPWDAVGEHGADALRWYFITASNPWLPKRYDSAGVREAARKFFDTLFNTYKFFALYAEVEEWVPSEDDPTPEDRPLLDRWLLTRLDSVVTEVRGDLDAYQLTRAYRTLGDFVVEDLSNWYVRRSRSRFWGTEDKTDQRAAFRTLFDALRTVSVLAAPCVPFAADWIHRALTGRSVHLERFPEVIGESSRTLLDGVAQGADIEGDMDSVRTLVSLGRAAREDVQVRVRQPLREVRAVLPGGRTLSEEMLEVVRDELNVKQVGFLSSVDGIATLTGKPNYRALGGRFGKQTNDAANAIRSLGASALAAYQSGEVVEVTVGGETHTLAPGDIEIIQEAAGNLVVKGEGAYTVALDAELDDALRAEGIARELVNRLQRLRKDTGLEITDRIKVAVGGPEDVLAAATEHSDFIRHETLAVEVSVAETIPAADFEHVLEVDLDGVAASIGLQKVPG
- a CDS encoding purine-nucleoside phosphorylase, coding for MSTDLSSRVDEAVGAVRKRSSFEPRVGIVLGTGLGALADLVEVEAVVPYEEIPGFPVPTVETHSGRLVLGTLEGTPVAVMQGRFHRYEGYSLQEVTFPIRTLRRLGADTLLVSNVSGGMHPLWAVGDLVLIDDHINLLGDSPLVGPNADDFGPRFPDMSEPYDMELQGKASAAAMDLGIQLHRGVYVAVPGPQLETRAEYRMLRGMGADIVGMSTVPEVIVARHMDMKVMGLSIITDACLPDALEPVDVSRIIAAAGAAEPHLTRLIGRVVSQL